Genomic segment of Arachnia propionica:
CGAACTCCCTGGCGGCCAGGTTGTCGCGGGCAGCGAGCATCTGCTCCTGCATCTGCTGGGCCTGGGCCAGCAGCGCATTCATGTCGAATCCTTCGGTCATGGCGTCCTTCCGTCGCGCTCAATGATAAGAGGTCCCACGGACAGGCGAGTTCTCCCGCACGCCGATCGAGCCCCCAAAGCTGGTTGAGCCGGGTCGCGAGGAACGAGCGACCCGAGTCGAAACCACCCCGCACCCGGTAGCCAGAACCCGACCACAAAACCCCGGACACCCTCACCACGGTTTCGACACGACCAGCTCGCAGAGCGAGCAGGCCGGCTCAACCAACTTCAGGGAGGGCAAAGCCGGTTGAGCCGGGTCGAGAGGAAACGAGCGACCCGAGTCGAAACCCCTGAATCTCGTGAGGCTCGGCTCAACCAACTTCAACTGGACCGAATCAGCCGAGAGATTCGTCGGGGATGATCTCGGCCCCCAGTTCCTCGGCTAGGAGCTTGGCGGCCAGTTCGTCGGCGTTCTCCAGGCTCTGGTCGTCCTCGGCGATCTCGGATTCGGGATCGGGCTCCGGGGGTGTGGGTGGTGTCGGTTCGGGCCGGCGACGCGGCTGCCTGGGCTCCGGCGGGGGTTCCTGCCGCCGGTCCCCGCGTTCCGGGGGTGGGGGTGCGGCCTGCTGCTCCGGCTGGGCGGGGCGTTCGTTGGTGCCGGACATCACGGCCTGGACGCGCACCTCGACGCCTATGACCGCGATGATGGCCTGGATCAGCAGGTCCACCACCCCGGAGGAGGAGAAGTTCTCCTTGGCCCCGGCGTCACTGAAACCGAGCAGCAGCTGCCCGTCGGTGACGTCCAGCACCTGCGCGTGCTTGCTGAGCATCATGTGGGCGAAACGGCGGCGGCGTTTCACGTCCTCCAGGACGCTGGGCCACACCTGCCGCAGCTCCGGCGTGGTCAGGGTGCGCCCACCCTGGGGCGGGCGCCCCGCCTCCGGCGCGGGCTGTGGGGGACGCTGGGGGGCGGGGGCCTGCGCGCCGGCGGGCGGCGCCCCGGCCGGGCGGCGCTGCGGCCGGGCGGGCCGGGACTGCCGGGGTGGCTGCGCGGGCTCCGGCTGCGACCGCTGCTGCTGGTGCGGCGCGGCGGGCTCGGGTCGCGGGGTCCGCTGCTCGGGCCGGGGAGGCTGTTCGGGGCGCGGATCCGGGGCGGGCTGCCGAGACGACATCTGCCGGTCCTGTTGCGGGGGCGCCTGCCGGGGCCGCTGCTCCTGCGGCGCCGGCGCGGGTGCCCCGTCACCGATCATCCCGACCCGCCGCTCCAACCGGTCCATCCGGGCGTGGAGGCCGCGTTCGTCGGTGTCGGCCCCGGGCAGCAACACCCGGGCGCACATCAGCTCCAGGTGCAGGCGGGGCGCGGTGGTGCCGCGCATGGCCGTCAGACCATCGGCGATCACCTCGGCGGCGCGGGTCAGCTCCCCCGCACCCATGCCCGCGACCTGCGTGGCGAGACGCTGCGCCTGGTCCGCGGAAACCTCCAGCATGCCGTTCTCGGCGGCCTGCGGCACCGCGGCGAGGATCACCAGGTCCCGCAACCGCCGCAACAGGTCCTCGGCGAACCGGCGGGGATCCTGGCCGATCTCGATGATCTTGTCGATGCTGCGGAACACCCCCGCCGCGTCCCCCGCGGCGAAGGCGTCGACGATCTCGTCCAGCAGCGCGTCCGGGGTGAATCCGAGCAGCGCCGCCGCCTGGTCGTGGGAGACGCCCTCCGGACCGGCGCCGCCGAGCAGCTGATCCAGCACCGACAGGGAATCGCGCACCGATCCGCCACCCGCACGCACCACCAACGGCAGGGCCGACGGCTCCACCGCCACCCCCTCCGTGGCGCAGATCCCGGACAGGTATTCACCGAGCAGACGCGGCGGCACCAGACGGAACGGGTAGTGGTGGGTGCGCGACCGGATGGTGCCAATGACCTTCTCCGGTTCCGTTGTGGCGAAGACGAACTTCGCGTGCGGCGGGGGTTCCTCGACCAGCTTCAGCAGCGCGTTGAAACCCGCGGTGGTGACCATGTGGGCTTCGTCGACGATGTAGATCTTGTAGCGGCTGTGCACCGGAGCGAAAAAGGCGCGTTCCCTCAGGTCGCGGGCGTCCTCGACACCGCCGTGGCTGGCGGCGTCGATCTCGATCACGTCGATGCTGCCCGGCCCGCCGCGCGCCAGGTCCTGGCAGGAACGGCAGACCCCGCAGGGCGTGGACGTGGGGCCCTGTTCGCAGTTCAGGCAGCGCGCCAGGATGCGGGCGGAGGTGGTCTTGCCGCAGCCGCGCGGCCCGGAGAACAGGTAGGCGTGGTTGACGCGGTTGTTG
This window contains:
- a CDS encoding DNA polymerase III subunit gamma and tau, encoding MVDGKVSAASNTVERVEDEYDGEPEDEYAPLDEGYLDEPAFEQEGPGLFDEPGDEEPVAPASVAPSHPVADDRRARSEAAPPPLALYRRYRPDSFAEVIGQDHVTVPLMRALDNNRVNHAYLFSGPRGCGKTTSARILARCLNCEQGPTSTPCGVCRSCQDLARGGPGSIDVIEIDAASHGGVEDARDLRERAFFAPVHSRYKIYIVDEAHMVTTAGFNALLKLVEEPPPHAKFVFATTEPEKVIGTIRSRTHHYPFRLVPPRLLGEYLSGICATEGVAVEPSALPLVVRAGGGSVRDSLSVLDQLLGGAGPEGVSHDQAAALLGFTPDALLDEIVDAFAAGDAAGVFRSIDKIIEIGQDPRRFAEDLLRRLRDLVILAAVPQAAENGMLEVSADQAQRLATQVAGMGAGELTRAAEVIADGLTAMRGTTAPRLHLELMCARVLLPGADTDERGLHARMDRLERRVGMIGDGAPAPAPQEQRPRQAPPQQDRQMSSRQPAPDPRPEQPPRPEQRTPRPEPAAPHQQQRSQPEPAQPPRQSRPARPQRRPAGAPPAGAQAPAPQRPPQPAPEAGRPPQGGRTLTTPELRQVWPSVLEDVKRRRRFAHMMLSKHAQVLDVTDGQLLLGFSDAGAKENFSSSGVVDLLIQAIIAVIGVEVRVQAVMSGTNERPAQPEQQAAPPPPERGDRRQEPPPEPRQPRRRPEPTPPTPPEPDPESEIAEDDQSLENADELAAKLLAEELGAEIIPDESLG